The following coding sequences lie in one Pseudomonas sp. B33.4 genomic window:
- a CDS encoding MFS transporter yields MRAPDTLEASTATARPGPFDWYRNINQQERRTFWSCKIGYGLDGMDTQMLSFVVPTLIAMWGITTGEAGLIHTSTLIASAIGGWVAGILSDRIGRVRTLQLTVLWFAFFTFLCGFAQNYEQLLIARTLMGFGFGGEWTAGAVLIGEVIRAKDRGKAVGMVQSGWALGWGLTAILYALLFSVLPPEDAWRALFILGIVPAIFVIFVRRLVKDPEIYREAKAQQTPENPSKFYEIFAPGMLFTTIRASLLTTGALGGYYAITSWLPTFLKNERGLSVLGTGGYLAMVIVGSYVGYVISAYLTDLLGRKKNFILFAVGSFTIVLLYTQLPVSNGVMLWLGFPLGSFASGIFSGMGAFLTELFPTRIRGSGQGFCYNIGRALAALFPLLIGLLSQKVPLSVGIGAFAAVSYGVVIIAALSLPETRGKQLDAQ; encoded by the coding sequence ATGCGTGCTCCCGACACCCTAGAAGCATCCACGGCAACGGCGCGTCCCGGGCCGTTTGACTGGTATCGCAACATCAATCAGCAGGAGCGCCGTACGTTCTGGAGCTGCAAGATCGGCTACGGTCTGGACGGCATGGACACGCAGATGCTCAGCTTCGTCGTGCCGACGCTGATTGCGATGTGGGGCATCACCACTGGCGAAGCCGGGCTGATTCACACCAGCACGTTGATTGCGTCGGCGATTGGCGGCTGGGTCGCCGGGATTCTTTCCGATCGCATCGGCCGCGTGCGCACCCTGCAACTGACGGTGCTGTGGTTCGCCTTCTTCACCTTCCTCTGCGGCTTCGCGCAAAACTATGAACAACTGCTGATCGCTCGCACGTTGATGGGCTTTGGTTTCGGTGGCGAATGGACCGCTGGCGCTGTGCTGATCGGTGAGGTAATCCGCGCCAAGGATCGCGGCAAAGCCGTGGGCATGGTGCAATCCGGGTGGGCGCTGGGCTGGGGGCTCACAGCGATTCTATATGCGCTGCTGTTCTCGGTGCTGCCGCCGGAAGATGCCTGGCGCGCGCTGTTCATCCTCGGCATCGTGCCGGCGATTTTCGTGATTTTCGTCCGTCGCTTGGTAAAAGATCCGGAGATCTACCGCGAGGCCAAAGCCCAGCAAACGCCGGAGAACCCGTCGAAGTTTTACGAGATCTTTGCCCCCGGCATGCTGTTCACCACAATCCGCGCATCACTGCTGACCACGGGTGCTTTGGGCGGCTACTACGCGATTACTTCCTGGCTGCCGACCTTCCTCAAAAACGAGCGCGGTTTGAGCGTACTCGGCACGGGCGGTTATCTGGCGATGGTGATTGTCGGTTCCTATGTCGGCTATGTGATCAGCGCTTACCTGACTGACCTGCTCGGCCGGAAAAAGAACTTCATCCTCTTCGCGGTCGGCTCGTTCACCATCGTTCTGCTCTATACGCAGTTGCCGGTGAGCAACGGCGTGATGCTGTGGCTGGGCTTCCCGCTGGGCTCCTTCGCCTCGGGGATTTTTAGCGGCATGGGCGCTTTTCTGACTGAGCTGTTCCCCACGCGGATTCGCGGTTCCGGGCAGGGCTTTTGCTACAACATCGGTCGAGCGCTGGCGGCATTGTTTCCGCTGCTGATCGGACTGCTCAGCCAGAAAGTGCCATTGAGCGTTGGCATTGGCGCGTTTGCGGCGGTGTCCTACGGCGTGGTGATTATCGCGGCGTTGAGCCTGCCGGAAACCCGCGGCAAGCAACTCGATGCGCAGTAA
- the pxpB gene encoding 5-oxoprolinase subunit PxpB — MNPRIEVVALDCLMLRLFDEIAEANMPWMLAASERLRAAFGAQLIDLVPSYTTLMVHYDLTVLSPNQARALIAEALIDLSPNARNAGQCHVLPVWYDLSVGPELTLLAERSGLAVEEVIRRHSGREYQVFALGFAPGFAFMGLVEEILAAPRLNTPRKKVAAGSVGIAERQTAAYPVVSPGGWNLIGRTPAQLFDRHRDGYSLMQPGDTVRFEAVSHAEFVSLGGDDTPLEVQA; from the coding sequence ATGAACCCAAGGATTGAAGTGGTGGCACTGGATTGCCTGATGCTGCGTCTGTTCGATGAAATCGCCGAAGCCAACATGCCGTGGATGCTCGCCGCCAGTGAGCGCTTGCGTGCGGCATTTGGCGCGCAATTAATCGATCTGGTGCCGTCGTATACGACATTGATGGTGCATTACGATCTGACGGTTTTGAGCCCGAATCAGGCGCGGGCATTGATTGCTGAGGCGCTGATTGATTTGTCGCCGAATGCGCGCAACGCTGGGCAATGCCATGTGCTGCCGGTCTGGTATGACTTGAGCGTCGGGCCTGAATTGACTCTGCTCGCCGAGCGCAGCGGGCTGGCGGTGGAGGAGGTGATCCGGCGCCACAGTGGCCGCGAATATCAGGTGTTCGCTTTGGGTTTCGCGCCGGGTTTCGCCTTTATGGGGCTGGTCGAAGAGATTCTTGCCGCGCCACGTCTGAACACTCCACGCAAGAAAGTCGCGGCGGGCAGTGTCGGTATCGCCGAGCGCCAGACCGCTGCCTATCCGGTCGTATCCCCCGGTGGCTGGAACCTGATTGGCCGCACCCCGGCGCAACTGTTCGACCGTCATCGTGATGGCTACAGCTTGATGCAGCCCGGTGACACCGTGCGGTTCGAAGCAGTCAGTCACGCCGAGTTCGTGAGTCTGGGCGGTGATGACACGCCACTGGAGGTGCAGGCGTGA
- a CDS encoding vWA domain-containing protein produces MLLNLFNEMRAAKVPVSVRELLDLINALKQRVTFADMDEFYYLSRAILVKDERHFDKFDRAFGAYFNGLEKLDDHLQALIPEDWLRKEFERSLSDEERAQIQSLGGLDKLIEEFKKRLEEQKERHAGGNKWIGTGGTSPFGSGGFNPEGIRVGDAGKRQGKAVKVWDQREYKNLDDSVELGTRNIKVALRRLRKFARQGAAEELDIDGTIDHTARDAGLLNIQMRPERRNTVKLLLLFDIGGSMDAHVKICEELFSACKTEFKHLEYFYFHNFVYESVWKNNMRRTSERTSTQDLLHKYGADYKVIFIGDAAMAPYEITQAGGSVEHWNEEPGYVWMQRFMEKYKKLIWINPYPKDTWGYTSSTNIVRDLIEDQMYPLTLRGLEEGMRFLSK; encoded by the coding sequence ATGTTGCTCAACCTGTTCAATGAAATGCGTGCAGCCAAGGTGCCGGTGTCGGTGCGCGAGCTGCTCGACCTGATCAACGCGCTGAAACAGCGCGTGACTTTCGCCGACATGGACGAGTTCTACTACTTGTCGCGGGCGATTCTGGTGAAGGACGAACGCCATTTCGACAAGTTCGACCGCGCGTTCGGCGCCTACTTCAATGGCCTCGAAAAGCTCGATGATCACTTGCAGGCGCTGATTCCCGAAGACTGGCTGCGCAAGGAGTTCGAGCGCTCGTTGAGCGACGAGGAACGTGCGCAGATCCAGTCACTCGGCGGTCTGGACAAGCTGATCGAAGAGTTCAAGAAACGTCTGGAAGAACAGAAGGAACGCCACGCCGGCGGCAATAAGTGGATCGGCACCGGCGGCACCAGTCCGTTCGGCTCCGGCGGCTTCAACCCGGAAGGCATTCGGGTCGGCGATGCCGGCAAGCGCCAGGGCAAAGCAGTAAAAGTCTGGGATCAGCGCGAGTACAAGAACCTCGACGACTCGGTGGAACTCGGCACGCGCAATATCAAAGTCGCCCTGCGTCGGCTGCGCAAGTTTGCCCGTCAAGGCGCTGCGGAAGAACTCGACATCGATGGCACCATCGACCACACCGCTCGCGATGCCGGTTTGCTGAATATCCAGATGCGCCCCGAGCGACGCAACACGGTGAAGCTGTTGCTGCTGTTCGATATCGGCGGTTCGATGGACGCGCACGTGAAGATCTGCGAGGAGCTGTTCTCGGCCTGCAAGACCGAATTCAAGCATCTGGAGTACTTCTACTTCCACAACTTCGTTTATGAATCGGTGTGGAAGAACAACATGCGCCGCACCTCCGAGCGCACTTCAACTCAGGATCTGCTGCACAAGTATGGCGCCGACTACAAAGTGATCTTCATCGGTGACGCCGCCATGGCGCCTTATGAAATCACCCAGGCTGGCGGCAGTGTCGAGCACTGGAACGAAGAGCCCGGCTACGTGTGGATGCAGCGTTTCATGGAGAAGTACAAGAAGCTCATCTGGATCAATCCGTATCCGAAAGATACCTGGGGCTATACCTCGTCGACCAATATCGTGCGGGATCTGATCGAGGATCAGATGTATCCGTTGACGTTGCGCGGGCTTGAGGAGGGGATGCGGTTTTTGTCCAAGTAA
- a CDS encoding biotin-dependent carboxyltransferase family protein: MSRLTIEASTALCLLQDAGRFGVRHLGVTQGGAADWRSMSWANWLLGNNLDATVIEITLGGFTVVAEDNCLLALAGADLGAQIDGQPLAPWRSFKLGKGQRLQLTQPLLGARAYLAAPGGFDAPKVLGSSATVVREELGGLDGLGLPLAKGSTLRYHGESLLVREVPLGVRPDLQANAPLDLVLGAQIGQFSGQSLFDVFNTTWVLDSRADRMGIRLLGSALHYQGQPMISEGIPLGAVQVPPDGQPIVLLNDRQTIGGYPRLGALTPLALARLAQCLPGDRVRFTPVMQERAWQTHLNYLKSYL, translated from the coding sequence GTGAGCCGATTGACGATTGAGGCGAGTACTGCGCTGTGCCTGTTGCAGGACGCAGGACGGTTTGGCGTGCGCCATCTGGGCGTCACACAGGGCGGTGCGGCGGATTGGCGTTCGATGAGCTGGGCCAACTGGTTGCTGGGCAATAATCTCGATGCAACGGTGATCGAAATCACCCTCGGCGGCTTTACTGTGGTGGCAGAGGATAATTGCTTGCTGGCGTTGGCCGGAGCGGATCTTGGCGCGCAGATTGATGGTCAGCCGCTGGCGCCGTGGCGCAGTTTCAAGTTGGGCAAAGGGCAGCGGTTGCAGCTCACTCAGCCGTTGCTTGGCGCCCGGGCTTATCTGGCAGCGCCCGGTGGTTTTGACGCACCGAAGGTATTGGGCAGCAGCGCCACCGTCGTGCGCGAAGAGCTTGGGGGACTCGATGGCCTGGGTTTGCCGTTGGCCAAGGGATCGACATTGAGATATCACGGTGAATCGCTGTTGGTTCGCGAAGTGCCTTTGGGTGTACGGCCGGATTTGCAAGCGAATGCGCCGCTGGATCTGGTACTCGGCGCGCAGATCGGCCAGTTCAGCGGGCAAAGCCTGTTTGATGTATTCAATACGACCTGGGTTCTGGACAGCCGCGCAGATCGCATGGGCATTCGCTTGTTGGGCAGCGCCTTGCACTATCAGGGGCAGCCGATGATTTCCGAAGGGATTCCTCTCGGCGCAGTGCAGGTGCCGCCGGACGGACAACCGATCGTGCTGCTCAATGATCGGCAGACCATCGGTGGTTATCCACGCTTGGGGGCATTGACGCCGCTGGCGCTGGCACGGTTGGCGCAATGTCTGCCGGGTGACAGGGTGCGGTTCACGCCAGTCATGCAAGAGCGCGCATGGCAAACTCATCTCAACTATCTGAAGTCCTACTTGTGA
- a CDS encoding 5-oxoprolinase subunit PxpA, producing the protein MSRLLLNCDIGESFGSWTMGLDAEVMPFIDCANVACGFHAGDPSIMRKTVSLALSHGVQIGAHPAYQDLVGFGRRSMAYSAQELQDILHYQIGALDGICKAQGGRVSYVKPHGAMYNDMMANPAQLRAVIQAVAAYDRSLPLMLMATRDNCAAQQIGDEYGVTLWFEAFADRAYDRAGKLVSRQLPGAVHHEPEKIIEQALTIARGDNLTASDGSALRLHANTLCVHGDNTSSVAAVQRIREALNQQSAS; encoded by the coding sequence GTGAGCCGCCTGCTATTGAATTGCGACATTGGCGAGAGCTTCGGCAGCTGGACCATGGGTCTGGACGCCGAGGTCATGCCCTTCATCGATTGCGCCAACGTGGCCTGTGGTTTCCACGCCGGCGACCCGAGCATCATGCGCAAGACCGTCAGCCTGGCGTTGAGCCATGGCGTGCAGATCGGCGCCCACCCGGCTTATCAGGATCTGGTCGGTTTCGGCCGTCGCTCCATGGCGTATTCGGCGCAAGAGCTGCAGGACATCCTGCATTACCAGATCGGTGCACTCGACGGTATTTGCAAAGCCCAGGGCGGGCGCGTCAGTTACGTCAAACCTCACGGGGCGATGTACAACGACATGATGGCCAACCCGGCACAATTGCGTGCAGTGATTCAGGCCGTGGCCGCTTATGACCGCAGTCTGCCGTTGATGCTCATGGCTACTCGCGACAACTGCGCCGCGCAGCAAATCGGTGACGAGTACGGAGTGACGTTGTGGTTCGAAGCGTTCGCCGACCGCGCCTACGACCGCGCCGGCAAACTGGTGTCGCGACAACTGCCGGGCGCGGTGCATCACGAACCTGAAAAAATCATCGAACAAGCGCTGACCATCGCCCGTGGTGACAACCTCACCGCCAGCGACGGCAGCGCCTTGCGTCTGCACGCCAACACCCTCTGCGTACACGGCGACAACACCAGTTCGGTGGCCGCCGTGCAGCGCATTCGCGAGGCCTTGAACCAGCAGAGCGCGTCATGA
- a CDS encoding DUF748 domain-containing protein, translated as MKRRYSWPLGIFAVVVVLLIALHIALPYMVRDYLNGKLADMGDYRGQITDVDLALWRGAYKINGLKIVKVDGKVPVPFVNAPLIDLAVSWHSLWYDHAVVAQVRFVNPEVNFVDGGANKQNSQTGQGTDWRAQLGKLLPITLDEVQIQDGKISFRNFNSKPPVNMNATNVDASIYNLTNVVDKQGKRDARFEGKALLLGHAPLETTATFDPLSNFEDFEFRLRAKDIELKRMNDFASAYGKFDFNAGHGDVVIEAKAKKAQVNGYIKPLLRDVEVFNWQQDVENKNKSIFRSVWEALVGGTETVLKNQAKNQFATKVELSGNVHQQNISAFEAFLQILRNGFVQAFNARYERPKPDAG; from the coding sequence ATGAAGCGTCGCTACAGCTGGCCATTAGGGATTTTTGCCGTCGTCGTTGTGTTGCTGATCGCGCTGCATATCGCGCTGCCTTACATGGTGCGCGACTACCTGAACGGCAAACTCGCGGACATGGGTGACTATCGGGGCCAGATCACTGATGTCGATCTGGCCCTATGGCGCGGCGCCTACAAGATCAACGGGCTGAAAATCGTCAAGGTCGACGGCAAGGTACCGGTACCATTCGTCAACGCACCGCTGATCGATCTGGCAGTCAGTTGGCATTCGCTGTGGTACGACCATGCCGTCGTGGCGCAGGTGAGATTCGTAAATCCTGAAGTCAATTTCGTCGATGGTGGCGCTAACAAACAGAACTCACAAACAGGTCAAGGCACCGACTGGCGCGCGCAACTGGGCAAATTGCTGCCGATCACTCTCGACGAAGTACAGATTCAGGACGGCAAGATCAGTTTCCGCAACTTCAATTCAAAACCTCCAGTGAACATGAACGCGACCAATGTCGACGCGAGCATCTACAACCTGACCAATGTGGTCGACAAACAGGGCAAACGCGACGCCCGTTTCGAAGGTAAAGCCTTGCTGCTGGGCCACGCACCGCTGGAAACCACTGCCACGTTCGACCCCCTGAGCAATTTCGAAGACTTCGAATTCCGCCTGCGTGCCAAAGACATCGAACTCAAGCGCATGAACGACTTCGCCTCGGCCTACGGCAAGTTCGACTTCAACGCTGGCCACGGTGATGTGGTAATCGAGGCCAAAGCCAAGAAAGCCCAGGTCAACGGCTATATCAAACCGCTGCTGCGCGACGTCGAAGTGTTCAACTGGCAACAAGACGTTGAGAACAAGAACAAGAGCATCTTCCGCTCGGTCTGGGAGGCATTGGTGGGCGGGACGGAAACCGTGCTGAAGAATCAGGCGAAAAACCAGTTCGCCACCAAGGTCGAACTCAGCGGCAACGTGCATCAGCAAAATATCAGCGCGTTCGAAGCGTTTTTGCAGATTTTACGCAATGGTTTCGTACAGGCATTCAACGCCCGGTATGAGCGGCCGAAGCCTGATGCGGGTTAG
- the cysK gene encoding cysteine synthase A codes for MSRIFADNAHSIGNTPLVQINRIAPRGVTILAKIEGRNPGYSVKCRIGANMIWDAESSGKLKPGMTIVEPTSGNTGIGLAFVAAARGYKLMLTMPASMSIERRKVLKALGAELVLTEPAKGMKGAIEKAAEIVASDADKYFMPAQFDNPANPAIHEKTTGPEIWNDTDGAVDVLVAGVGTGGTITGVSRYIKNTQGKPILSVAVEPMSSPVITQALAGEEIKPSPHKIQGIGAGFVPKNLDLSMVDRVEQVTDDESKAMALRLMQEEGILCGISCGAAMAVAVRLAETPEMQGKTIVVILPDSGERYLSSMLFSDLFTEQETQQ; via the coding sequence ATGAGCCGTATTTTTGCTGACAACGCCCATTCCATCGGCAACACGCCGCTGGTGCAGATCAACCGCATCGCGCCGCGTGGCGTGACCATTCTGGCCAAGATCGAGGGGCGCAACCCCGGTTATTCGGTCAAGTGCCGGATCGGCGCCAACATGATCTGGGACGCCGAAAGCAGCGGCAAACTCAAGCCGGGCATGACCATTGTCGAGCCTACATCGGGTAACACAGGGATTGGCCTGGCATTTGTTGCTGCTGCCCGTGGTTACAAATTGATGCTGACCATGCCGGCCTCGATGAGCATCGAGCGCCGAAAGGTCCTCAAGGCATTGGGTGCCGAACTGGTGCTGACCGAGCCGGCCAAGGGCATGAAAGGGGCTATCGAAAAGGCTGCCGAGATCGTCGCCAGCGACGCCGACAAATATTTCATGCCGGCGCAGTTCGACAACCCGGCCAACCCGGCGATTCACGAAAAAACCACCGGCCCGGAAATCTGGAACGATACCGACGGCGCTGTCGATGTACTGGTCGCTGGCGTCGGCACCGGTGGAACCATCACTGGCGTTTCGCGTTATATCAAGAATACCCAAGGCAAGCCGATTCTGTCGGTAGCCGTGGAGCCGATGTCCTCGCCGGTGATCACCCAGGCGCTGGCCGGTGAAGAGATCAAACCGAGCCCGCACAAGATTCAGGGCATCGGTGCCGGTTTTGTGCCGAAGAACCTTGATCTGTCGATGGTTGACCGGGTCGAGCAGGTCACCGACGACGAGTCCAAGGCCATGGCGCTGCGTCTGATGCAGGAAGAAGGGATTTTGTGCGGTATCTCTTGCGGTGCGGCGATGGCCGTGGCGGTGCGTCTGGCAGAGACGCCGGAGATGCAGGGCAAGACTATCGTCGTGATTCTGCCGGACTCCGGCGAGCGTTATCTGTCGAGCATGTTGTTCAGTGATCTGTTTACCGAACAGGAGACGCAGCAGTAA
- a CDS encoding AAA family ATPase, with translation MKFEGTQAYVATDDLKLAVNAAITLERPLLVKGEPGTGKTMLAEQLAESFGAKLITWHIKSTTKAHQGLYEYDAVSRLRDSQLGNEKVHDVRNYLKKGKLWEAFESEERVILLIDEIDKADIEFPNDLLQELDKMEFYVYEIDETIKAKKRPIIIITSNNEKELPDAFLRRCFFHYIAFPDRTTLQKIVDVHYPDIKKDLVSEALDVFFDVRKVPGLKKKPSTSELVDWLKLLMADNIGEAVLRERDPTKAIPPLAGALVKNEQDVQLLERLAFMSRRGTR, from the coding sequence ATGAAGTTCGAAGGCACCCAGGCCTACGTCGCCACCGATGACCTGAAGCTGGCGGTCAACGCCGCCATCACCCTGGAGCGGCCGCTGCTGGTCAAGGGCGAGCCAGGCACCGGCAAGACCATGCTCGCCGAACAACTGGCCGAATCGTTCGGCGCCAAGTTGATCACCTGGCACATCAAGTCCACCACCAAGGCTCATCAGGGCCTCTACGAGTACGATGCGGTCAGCCGTCTGCGCGACTCGCAACTGGGCAATGAGAAAGTCCACGATGTGCGCAACTACCTGAAGAAGGGCAAGCTCTGGGAGGCTTTCGAGTCCGAGGAGCGGGTCATTCTGCTGATCGACGAGATCGACAAGGCCGACATCGAGTTCCCCAACGACCTGCTGCAAGAACTCGACAAGATGGAGTTCTACGTTTACGAGATCGACGAGACCATCAAAGCGAAGAAGCGCCCGATCATCATCATTACCTCCAACAACGAGAAAGAGCTGCCGGACGCTTTCCTGCGCCGCTGCTTCTTCCATTACATCGCCTTCCCCGACCGCACCACCCTGCAAAAAATCGTCGACGTGCACTACCCGGACATCAAGAAGGATCTGGTCAGCGAAGCGCTGGACGTGTTCTTTGACGTGCGCAAGGTGCCAGGCCTGAAGAAGAAGCCATCGACCTCGGAACTGGTCGACTGGCTGAAGCTGCTGATGGCCGACAACATTGGCGAAGCGGTGTTGCGCGAACGCGATCCAACCAAAGCGATTCCGCCACTGGCCGGCGCACTGGTGAAGAACGAACAGGACGTGCAACTGCTTGAGCGCCTGGCGTTCATGAGCCGTCGCGGCACCCGTTAA
- a CDS encoding DMT family transporter — MSPVDIFRMLSLAAIWGASFLFMRIIAPVIGTIPTGFFRVSIAAVGLLVILGLMRVRWDFKGKLKTVMLLGVINSGIPATLYSVAAQVLPAGYSAIFNATTPLMGVLIGGLFFSEKLSAAKLGGVFLGLFGVGVLTRAGPVAFDLQLLMGAVACLLATTCYGFAGFLARRWLDQAGGLDSRLSALGSMLGATLFLLPLFTYSVISAPPVSWGGWNVWLSLLGLGLGCTAFAYIIYFRLLSSIGPVKSMTVTFMIPPFGVLWGALLLDEPLSMAHIYGGVLIAAALWLVLKPAVVKPAEVPAR; from the coding sequence GTGAGCCCTGTCGATATTTTCCGTATGTTGTCGCTGGCGGCCATCTGGGGCGCGAGTTTTCTGTTCATGCGCATTATTGCGCCGGTGATCGGCACGATCCCGACCGGGTTCTTTCGCGTGTCGATTGCAGCCGTTGGCCTGTTGGTAATCCTTGGGCTGATGCGCGTGCGCTGGGATTTCAAAGGCAAACTGAAAACCGTGATGCTGCTCGGCGTCATCAACTCGGGAATTCCGGCGACGCTGTATTCCGTTGCGGCCCAGGTACTGCCAGCCGGCTACTCAGCGATTTTCAATGCCACCACGCCGTTGATGGGCGTACTGATTGGCGGATTGTTCTTCAGTGAAAAACTCTCCGCAGCCAAGTTGGGTGGGGTGTTTCTCGGGTTATTCGGTGTTGGCGTGCTGACCCGCGCCGGACCCGTGGCGTTCGACTTGCAGCTGTTGATGGGCGCCGTCGCCTGTCTGCTCGCAACCACTTGTTATGGTTTCGCCGGATTCCTCGCGCGGCGCTGGCTGGATCAGGCCGGAGGACTGGACAGTCGTCTGTCGGCGCTGGGCAGCATGCTCGGTGCGACGTTGTTCCTGTTGCCGTTGTTCACTTATAGCGTGATCAGCGCTCCGCCCGTCAGTTGGGGCGGCTGGAATGTCTGGCTGTCGCTGCTCGGTCTTGGTCTGGGCTGCACAGCGTTCGCCTACATCATTTACTTCCGCCTGCTGAGCTCGATCGGCCCGGTGAAATCGATGACCGTGACCTTCATGATTCCGCCGTTCGGGGTTTTGTGGGGGGCGTTGTTGCTGGATGAGCCGTTGTCGATGGCGCATATCTACGGTGGCGTGCTGATTGCGGCGGCGTTGTGGTTGGTGTTGAAGCCGGCGGTGGTGAAGCCGGCTGAGGTGCCGGCCCGATAA
- a CDS encoding aspartyl/asparaginyl beta-hydroxylase domain-containing protein → MTFSLAAKVLVLLLFVGSILYVHLRGKARLPVLRQFVNHSALFAPYNALMYLFSGVPSKPYLDRSKFPELDVLRDNWETIRDEAMHLFDEGYIRAAEKNNDAGFGSFFKKGWKRFYLKWYDKPLPSAETLCPKTVALVSAIPNVKGAMFALLPGGSHLNPHRDPFAGSLRYHLGLSTPNSDDCRIFVDGQVYAWRDGEDVMFDETYVHWVKNETDKTRVILFCDVERPLSNRLMTRINRSISAWLGRATAPQNLDDERVGGINQAYAWSKSFSDKFSGVVKQWKRRHPKAYRVMRPVLAVAVLTLLGYWLFG, encoded by the coding sequence ATGACCTTTTCGTTAGCCGCCAAGGTATTGGTGCTGCTGCTGTTCGTGGGCAGCATCCTGTATGTGCATTTGCGCGGCAAGGCGCGTTTGCCGGTTCTGCGCCAGTTCGTCAACCACTCGGCGCTGTTCGCCCCGTACAACGCCTTGATGTACCTGTTCTCCGGCGTGCCGTCCAAGCCGTATCTGGATCGCAGCAAATTCCCGGAACTGGACGTGCTGCGCGACAACTGGGAAACCATTCGCGACGAAGCCATGCATCTCTTCGATGAAGGCTACATTCGCGCGGCGGAAAAGAACAACGACGCCGGTTTCGGTTCGTTCTTCAAGAAGGGCTGGAAACGTTTCTACCTCAAGTGGTACGACAAACCGCTGCCATCGGCCGAAACTCTCTGCCCGAAAACCGTGGCGCTGGTCAGTGCGATTCCCAACGTCAAAGGCGCGATGTTCGCGTTGCTGCCGGGTGGCAGTCACCTGAACCCGCATCGTGATCCGTTTGCCGGTTCACTGCGTTATCACCTCGGCCTGTCGACGCCGAACTCCGACGATTGCCGGATCTTCGTTGATGGTCAGGTGTACGCCTGGCGTGACGGCGAAGACGTGATGTTCGACGAGACCTACGTGCACTGGGTCAAGAATGAAACCGACAAAACCCGCGTGATCCTGTTCTGCGACGTCGAGCGTCCGCTGAGCAACCGTCTGATGACTCGCATCAACCGCTCGATCAGCGCCTGGCTCGGCCGTGCCACCGCACCGCAGAACCTCGACGATGAACGCGTTGGCGGGATCAATCAGGCCTACGCCTGGAGCAAGAGCTTCAGTGACAAGTTCAGTGGCGTGGTCAAACAGTGGAAACGCCGTCATCCGAAGGCTTACCGCGTGATGCGGCCGGTGCTGGCAGTGGCGGTGTTGACGTTGTTGGGGTATTGGCTGTTTGGTTAA
- a CDS encoding DMT family transporter: MFVLSKKSALAATSTSLFVLLWSSGAIFSKWGLAHASPFAFLLIRFAIALCGLVLLAPLLKLKLPKGGRPMLFAIATGVVLLGAYQIFYLLALNTKVTPGVMATIMGVQPILTVVLMERQRSASRLFGLALGLAGLIMVVYQGIGLAGMSWAGMLFGLLALASMTLGSIMQKRITDNPLGTLPVQYLAGLLLCGIFVPFQPFHFEHSTGFIVPVLWMGLVVSVLATLLLYRLIARGNLVNVTSLFYLVPAVTAVMDYLIFGNRLAALSVLGMLLIIVGLAFVFRKTS, translated from the coding sequence ATGTTTGTCCTGTCGAAAAAATCCGCGCTCGCGGCGACGTCCACGAGCCTGTTCGTTCTGCTGTGGAGCAGCGGTGCGATCTTCTCCAAATGGGGCCTGGCCCATGCTTCCCCGTTTGCCTTTCTGCTGATTCGCTTCGCGATTGCCTTGTGCGGGCTGGTGTTGCTGGCGCCGTTGCTCAAATTGAAGTTGCCCAAGGGCGGGCGGCCGATGTTGTTTGCGATCGCCACGGGCGTGGTGTTGTTGGGGGCCTATCAGATTTTCTATCTATTGGCGCTCAACACCAAAGTCACCCCCGGTGTGATGGCGACCATCATGGGTGTGCAGCCGATTCTCACCGTGGTCTTGATGGAGCGGCAGCGCTCGGCCAGCCGCCTGTTCGGTTTGGCGCTGGGGCTGGCGGGGCTGATCATGGTGGTGTACCAGGGCATTGGTCTTGCCGGGATGTCCTGGGCGGGAATGCTGTTTGGGTTGCTGGCGCTGGCGAGCATGACGCTGGGTTCGATCATGCAGAAGCGCATCACCGACAATCCTCTCGGTACGCTGCCGGTGCAGTATCTGGCCGGGCTGTTGTTGTGCGGGATTTTCGTGCCGTTCCAGCCATTTCATTTTGAACACAGCACAGGTTTCATCGTGCCGGTGTTGTGGATGGGGCTGGTGGTCTCGGTGCTGGCGACGCTGTTGCTGTATCGCCTGATCGCGCGGGGCAATCTGGTGAATGTCACCAGTTTGTTCTATCTGGTGCCGGCGGTGACGGCGGTGATGGATTATCTGATTTTCGGCAATCGCCTGGCAGCGTTGAGTGTGCTGGGGATGCTGTTGATCATTGTCGGTCTGGCGTTTGTGTTCCGTAAAACCAGCTAA